TTGTGATAAACTTCTACAGGGTGTGCATTAAATACCAGTTCAGGGTGTGCATCACTATCACAGGTCTTGTATGTTTCTATTTCAGGGTTACGCTGGCTCGGAGGAGGTACTTGGTATGTGTCTGGAGGGCCGCAGACAAGATGCGGTCATTGCCACCAAGTTTGGATTCAGGGAGGGGCCAAACACTCCTCCCTACTCCCCCCAGCAGATCGATGAAGCTGTTACCCGCAGCCTGAATAAACTCAAGACCAACTATGTAGATCTCCTGCAGGTTTGTACTCAGCCGTCCAGTCCATATTTGGAAGGgttttcagtttaaaaacaGATGCTCTACTGAACCAGCTATACCTGAAATTAATGTGAAGCTCTTTTCACATGAATTTCATGTGTTTTCACCTGAATTTCATGTGAGGCACAATTGGCTGTGTAGAAGGTTAACCCACTAgctaatactgtagattcctaattaaacgcgaggaaataatatccgcgtaaaatcgggAGAGgcatccttcgcggattttaaaatctcgccattattttctgagagttgaaaactaaaAGACATAAGAAGAAAAGTTtcacgttcgcgattttatattctcgcgatttgatacacaCCAGTGTGATCGcgaaattaagtactcgcgtaatataaggaatttacagtagacTGAGGTAGTAGGAGTAGGCAGTACTTAGGCTATTATACAACAAATCACACATGTATGGTATAGAACTTCTTTGCTAGTAaagtacagtcaaacttcgtaaTCTTGAATTAGATggaactgtttaaaaactttgagatatccgagtatttgaCATATCGAGGggaaaatacttcaaaaataagtcgttgggacttacaaatcactttgacaaATCCATTatattcgagatatcggtgtTTGAGACATCAAAAATCAACTGTATCtatcttttcttctttaaatggatatttaaataatatttgaatgTTTAGGTGCACTTTTCAAGTTTCTTGGAGAACATGGAGGAGTCGGTGAAGGAGCTAGAGCGACAGGTGTCCCTGGGCCGCATCAAGTACTACGGAGTGTCCAACTTTGGACCGGTCAACATGAAAAACTTTGTGGATGCAGGTGGAAAACCTGTATCAAACCAGGCAAGATTTCAAAAGAATCAAAGTACAGTTAATCTCTGATAATTTCTATCCCAGATCTAAGTTTGTGCTGTGTATTTTCAATGTTAAGAGTGCTGGATGATCATGGCCATTTTCAGACTATAATAATCTCCATGAGAAGAAAAgctctatataaagatattattGAGAAATACCTAAATAGTTttggaattttttctttaattattagcTATTAGTTTAAAGCCCCCAAAAAAACTTGTCTAAAAAAGTAAGGTACTTGTAGATTTGATTGGTAATTGTTTGACTTCCCAGCAAACAGATGCCAGTATACAAGACTGTGTGCTAGCCTTCATCATTTGGTCCCTTTCTGTTGTATGACCTCTGCCCTTCTCTTATCACAGATTGGTTACAACCTGCTGTGGCGGTCAGTGGAGCATGAAGTGATTCCGTCCAGTCAGAAGTACGGGGCCAGCATCCTGGCTTACTCCCCCCTACAGCAAGGGCTGCTGACCGGGAAGTTCCTCAAGGTTGACGACGTTCCCATGGGCAGACGCCGGGGCAAGCTCTTCTCTCCTGAGAGGTAAAAAGTTTGCCTTCAGTTATTttcaaattctgtgaaaaaaaatacctactcattttaaaagatattttcccCTTGGTCATTTTTTATGGTTCATGAAGGTAAATTGCTATTTCTTAATTAAGAGgatcaatttaaaatttcttaattgGCAGAAATTAGAAAAACTGGTCTCTTTATCTCTCTCTATTAAATGACAGGGCAGCTTTCTAATTtgtaacacattttttaaagttgccATTTAGCAAGACATGGACAAGAGGGGGCAGAGAAAGAAGTCTTTGAGGTAAAAGCATACATTGACATACATCATTGTTCAATCTCTGTAAAATTCTCTAGTGTAAGATCCTCAGAATACAATTGTCACCATGTTACATGTAACAGGTGTGAGTGACTGTCAATATATTGGGTCTTAGcagctcagtggt
The window above is part of the Magallana gigas chromosome 10, xbMagGiga1.1, whole genome shotgun sequence genome. Proteins encoded here:
- the LOC105346544 gene encoding 1-deoxyxylulose-5-phosphate synthase YajO, which codes for MAAKRITLPGTNLNVSRVCLGCWQFNGGKDTVNWDAQTPEESKAIVDKCLEIGVNFFDTAEGYAGSEEVLGMCLEGRRQDAVIATKFGFREGPNTPPYSPQQIDEAVTRSLNKLKTNYVDLLQVHFSSFLENMEESVKELERQVSLGRIKYYGVSNFGPVNMKNFVDAGGKPVSNQIGYNLLWRSVEHEVIPSSQKYGASILAYSPLQQGLLTGKFLKVDDVPMGRRRGKLFSPESCHLARHGQEGAEKEVFEAIAKMNDICKKANVPMAKAALSWVLNQPNVPVAIVGARTPEQMVENCEIVDLPQSVIKELTEATESVKNKIGKSIDQWAHPDRCE